One Synechocystis sp. LKSZ1 genomic window, GCCCTGGCTCAGTTTGTAGCCAGTGCAGGCTTCTAGTCAAAGAAAAACCTTCCCCAGGGAAGGCTTTCTGAAAAAGGAGGACGACACAACTGTCTCTACAGGTCGCCACCCCGAAAAGCAAGCACGAAAACAATGGCAGGGCCAGCGATCATAATCAGAGAAACAAAGGTCAATTGGAAAATGGGTTCTAAATTAAGGGCGGCTATTAACTCCATAAGTTCTCCTGAAGGATGCTTAATTTGACTTGGTATTATATAAGGTTGCAGGTGGAAACCGAAAGAAAACCACTGTCTATCATAGCTGGCCTGGTTTCGCTCTCTTTCAGCTAAGACATAAAAATACATAAACTTTTGTTACAACACTGGAGTTGAACCGT contains:
- a CDS encoding photosystem II reaction center protein Ycf12; this encodes MELIAALNLEPIFQLTFVSLIMIAGPAIVFVLAFRGGDL